One window of Scheffersomyces stipitis CBS 6054 chromosome 1, whole genome shotgun sequence genomic DNA carries:
- the ISN1 gene encoding IMP 5'-nucleotidase, with translation MTSRYRVEYALKSHRRDEFIEWIKGLLAVPFVLHADIENYDKGFTEHYTSLENYDFYVETQESVIAAECRKRYSEIFADVEKLVDHTIFMDEINERNPTKVAVSRLRKLVPSVGRFFTALPLKEAFDIEDERRCISKRRLVSPSFNDVRVILNTAQVLALTRIYKDHRKIGSKLKLVTFDGDVTLYEDGKSLTENDAVVKRLITLLSMDLFVSVVTAAGYPGESGIAKYYERLKGLIDAINSKDCILTSTQKQNLLVMGGESNYLFRYDNATKNFKFVDAKEWHLPIMLRWDNNKIIHIMQTIYKHLVHLQARFQLQETTSIVRKERSIGIIPNPGCKILREHLEEMVLSCSNKLHESITCDDIKVCAFNGGSDVWVDIGDKSLGVEALQKYLCQDQTINHICPILKSESLHIGDQFASLGANDYKARLSACTVWIANPRETVAILDDLIGHLL, from the exons ATGACTTCAAGGTATAGAGTTGAGTATGCGCTCAAGAGCCACCGTAGAGATGAGTTCATTGAGTGGATCAAGGGGCTCTTGGCTGTGCCCTTCGTACTCCATGCCGATATTGAGAACTACGATAAAGGTTTCACTGAACATTACACGTCGTTGGAGAACTACGATTTCTATGTAGAGACCCAAGAGTCTGTCATTGCAGCTGAATGTCGGAAACGTTACCTGGAGATCTTTGCAGATGTCGAAAAGTTGGTTGACCATACAATTTTCATGgatgaaatcaacgaaCGTAACCCCACAAAAGTTGCAGTGAGCAGGTTGCGTAAATTGGTGCCCTCAGTAGGTCGCTTCTTTACTGCATTACCATTGAAAGAGGCATTTGACATCGAGGATGAACGTCGATGCATATcgaaaagaagacttgttAGTCCTTCGTTCAACGACGTTCGAGTCATCTTGAATACTGCCCAGGTTTTAGCTCTTACAAGAATCTACAAAGACCATCGCAAGATAGgttccaagttgaagttggtcacTTTCGATGGAGATGTGACCTTATACGAGGATGGCAAATCGTTGACTGAAAATGATGCCGTTGTCAAGAGGTTGATTACGTTGTTATCTATGGACTTGTTCGTATCGGTAGTCACAGCTGCGGGATACCCTGGAGAGCTGGGAATTGCTAAATACTATGAGAGATTGAAAGGATTGATCGACGCTATCAACAGCAAAGACTGTATCCTCACTTCAACACAGAAGCAGAACTTACTTGTAATGGGTGGAGAATCCAACTACTTATTCCGCTACGATAATGCAACgaagaacttcaagtttgtaGATGCAAAAGAATGGCACCTCCCCATTATGCTCAGATGggacaacaacaaaattATTCATATCATGCAAACCATCTACAAGCATTTGGTTCATTTACAGGCTCGTTTCCAGCTCCAGGAAACTACTTCTATTGTCAGAAAGGAAAGATCAATTGGTATCATACCGAACCCAGGATGCAAGATTCTTCGTGAGcacttggaagaaatggttCTTTCCTGTTCCAACAAGTTGCACGAA TCGATCACCTGTGACGATATCAAGGTCTGTGCCTTCAACGGAGGATCTGATGTCTGGGTCGATATTGGGGACAAGAGTCTTGGTGTGGAAGCCTTACAGAAGTACTTGTGCCAAGACCAGACCATAAACCACATCTGTCCCATCTTAAAGAGCGAAAGCTTACATATTGGTGACCAGTTCGCCAGTTTAGGTGCCAACGATTACAAGGCTCGTTTGAGTGCTTGTACTGTTTGGATCGCAAACCCCAGAGAAACAGTGGCTATCTTGGATGACTTGATTGGCCATCTTCTCTAA
- the RPS4 gene encoding 40S ribosomal protein S4, translating to MARGPKKHLKRLAAPSHWMLDKLSGTYAPRPSAGPHKLRESLPLVVFLRNRLKYALNGREVKAILMQQHVKVDGKVRTDSTFPAGFMDVISLEATNEHFRLVYDVKGRFAVHRITAEEASYKLGKVKKVQLGKRGVPYVVTHDGRTLRYPDPLIRANDTVKIDLATGKITDFIKFDTGRLVMVTGGRNLGRVGVIVHREKHEGGFDLVHIKDSLDNTFVTRLANVFVIGTEAGKPWVSLPKGKGIKLSISEERDRRRTQQGL from the exons ATGGCAAGAGGCCC AAAGAAGCATTTGAAGAGATTAGCAGCTCCATCCCACTGGATGTTGGACAAATTGTCCGGAACTTACGCTCCAAGACCATCTGCTGGTCCACACAAGTTGAGAGAATCTTTGCCATtggttgttttcttgagaaACAGACTTAAGTACGCTTTAAACGGTAGAGAAGTCAAGGCTATCTTGATGCAACAACATGTCAAGGTTGACGGTAAGGTCAGAACCGACTCGACTTTCCCAGCCGGTTTCATGGACGTTATTTCATTGGAAGCCACCAACGAGCACTTCAGATTGGTCTATGATGTCAAGGGTAGATTCGCTGTCCACAGAAtcactgctgaagaagcttCTTACAAGTTGGGTAAGGTCAAGAAGGTCCAATTGGGTAAGAGAGGTGTTCCATACGTTGTCACCCACGACGGTAGAACTCTCAGATACCCAGACCCATTGATCAGAGCCAATGACACCGTCAAGATCGATTTGGCTACCGGTAAGATCACtgacttcatcaagtttgacACTGGTAGATTGGTCATGGTTACCGGTGGTCGTAACTTGGGTAGAGTTGGTGTCATTGTGCACAGAGAAAAGCACGAAGGTGGTTTCGACTTGGTCCACATCAAGGACTCTCTTGACAACACTTTCGTCACCAGATTGGCCAACGTTTTCGTCATCGGTACTGAAGCCGGTAAGCCATGGGTTTCCTTGCCAAAGGGTAAGGGTATCAAGTTGTCtatttctgaagaaagagacagaagaagaacccaACAAGGTTTGTAA
- the CIA30 gene encoding possible complex I intermediate associated protein: protein MSLRTLGLNSSLKGLFATKPAEVVKAMHTVLDFKQHGDESLNNVMTRSDKEMGGYSTVHFELDDKEHVGHFHGYLSLDLPKDNPEVTRSGYAMFRTKDQKESWLSGNSYWDWSNYSSLVLRVKGDRRKYLVNIQTNTPLVTDLFQHRLFLNHPGEWETVVIPLNDFVMTNWGVIQDGSEINKSEVKTVGIGLLDKQYGPYSLKVDWIKVMAGTEVAKETKKSRSEKTQSFENGGIDVDGQEIPIHGAAINSGKFEDPKNTVF, encoded by the coding sequence ATGTCTTTGAGAACACTCGGCTTGAACTCGTCGCTCAAGGGGCTTTTTGCCACCAAGCCAGCAGAGGTTGTCAAGGCTATGCACACCGTGCTTGACTTCAAGCAGCACGGCGACGAATCGCTCAACAACGTCATGACCAGATCCGACAAGGAGATGGGAGGCTACTCTACGGTACACTTCGAGCTCGATGACAAGGAACACGTCGGCCACTTCCACGGCTACTTGTCGTTGGACTTGCCCAAGGACAACCCCGAAGTCACGAGATCTGGCTATGCCATGTTTAGAACAAAGGACCAGAAGGAGTCGTGGTTGTCTGGAAACAGCTACTGGGACTGGTCCAACTACTCTTCGTTGGTCTTGAGAGTCAAGGGcgacagaagaaagtacTTGGTCAACATTCAGACCAACACACCTTTGGTGACTGACTTGTTCCAGCACCGTTTGTTCCTCAACCATCCTGGTGAATGGGAAACCGTGGTGATTCCACTCAACGACTTTGTCATGACTAATTGGGGTGTGATTCAGGATGGAAGTgagatcaacaagtcgGAAGTCAAGACAGTTGGCATTGGTTTATTGGACAAACAATATGGTCCATACTCCTTGAAGGTCGACTGGATTAAAGTAATGGCCGGAACAGAAGTAGCCAAGGAAACCAAGAAGTCGAGATCGGAAAAGACTCAATCGTTCGAAAACGGCGGAATCGATGTTGATGGCCAGGAAATCCCAATCCACGGTGCTGCCATTAACTCTGGTAAATTTGAAGACCCAAAGAACACCGTTTTCTAA
- a CDS encoding predicted protein — MAKNFYNPNSAPYYDPKTDRRVVFITGGNSGIGWFTILHLYLHGYVVYIAGRTESKVLTAIDEIKQEAEKRTTAAGDEALKRPLGELSYLHIDLLDLSSVDEAAKQFASKEKKLHVLINNAGLMGVPYELTKDKYEVQYQVNYVSHFLLSLKLLPQLQAVVDEGKVQPRVVTLASVGHNFAFKHFAPSDTINKNPNVIYTWVRYGQAKTANIQFASEFAKKYPDILSVSVHPGIILGTELYNYWKKLPVIGWIFKGSSWFLDKSIGVSNEEGATASLKLAMDPSVTAAEDNGKYYSTGGVEDTASKIARDPEFAKLTWDWNLEQLNERGFHLKG; from the coding sequence ATGGCCAAAAACTTCTACAACCCCAACTCTGCTCCTTACTACGATCCAAAAACAGACCGTAGGGTGGTTTTCATCACAGGAGGAAATTCTGGTATCGGATGGTTCACCATTCTTCACTTATACTTGCACGGCTACGTTGTCTACATTGCAGGCAGAACCGAGTCTAAGGTGCTCACTGctattgatgaaattaaaCAAGAAGCCGAGAAAAGAACGACAGCTGCTGGCGATGAGGCTTTGAAAAGACCATTGGGTGAGCTCAGTTATCTCCACATTGACTTGTTGGATTTGTCTTCTGTGGATGAAGCTGCGAAACAGTTTGCCTCtaaggaaaagaagttgcaCGTTCTCATCAACAATGCTGGACTTATGGGGGTTCCCTATGAATTGACAAAGGACAAGTACGAGGTTCAGTATCAGGTCAACTACGTTAGTcacttcttgttgtcaCTCAAGTTGTTGCCTCAATTACAAGCTGTGGTCGATGAAGGTAAGGTCCAACCTCGTGTGGTAACTCTTGCTTCTGTGGGCCACAACTTTGCCTTCAAGCACTTTGCTCCTTCTGACACTATCAACAAGAACCCTAATGTCATCTACACATGGGTCAGATACGGTCAAGCTAAAACTGCCAACATTCAGTTTGCAAGTGAATTCGCAAAGAAGTACCCAGACATTTTGAGTGTTTCAGTACATCCTGGTATTATCTTGGGTACCGAGCTCTATAActattggaagaagttgcctGTTATTGGCTGGATTTTCAAGGGAAGCTCTTGGTTCTTGGACAAATCCATTGGTGTATCCAACGAAGAGGGAGCTACTGCTTCGCTTAAATTGGCTATGGACCCATCTGTcactgctgctgaagaCAACGGCAAATACTACTCTACAGGAGGTGTTGAAGATACTGCCAGCAAGATTGCCAGAGACCCAGAATTTGCTAAACTCACCTGGGACTGGAATCTCGAACAATTGAACGAGAGAGGATTCCATCTCAAGGGCTAG